A single region of the Carassius gibelio isolate Cgi1373 ecotype wild population from Czech Republic chromosome A14, carGib1.2-hapl.c, whole genome shotgun sequence genome encodes:
- the LOC128027098 gene encoding ankyrin repeat and SOCS box protein 12-like, giving the protein MTSFFAVRWNGDLSSLEKPTSLMDISKIFSPLQPREDEEEDTGCSQAVFRDDEGLLTDLLSQDRYRRCVNLRSGWASQGHLRFLELLLAHGAEVDSLDAKAQTPLFTAVTGRHLDCLY; this is encoded by the coding sequence atgacttcttTCTTTGCTGTCCGATGGAATGGAGACTTGAGCAGTTTGGAGAAGCCCACCAGTTTGATGGACATATCTAAGATCTTTTCTCCTCTTCAGCCcagagaggatgaggaggaggacacAGGCTGCAGTCAGGCCGTGTTCAGAGACGATGAGGGACTGCTGACTGATCTGCTGTCTCAGGACAGGTACAGGAGGTGTGTTAACCTGCGCAGCGGCTGGGCTTCTCAGGGTCACCTGCGCTTTCTGGAGCTGCTCCTGGCTCACGGGGCCGAGGTCGACAGCCTGGACGCCAAAGCCCAGACGCCGCTGTTCACAGCCGTCACTGGCAGACACCTGGACTGTCTTTATTAA
- the LOC128026860 gene encoding LOW QUALITY PROTEIN: spermatogenesis-associated protein 13-like (The sequence of the model RefSeq protein was modified relative to this genomic sequence to represent the inferred CDS: deleted 2 bases in 1 codon): MDRTTSPASESGLSNGFVNSVFNVSIDEESKAEISWIPECNSSDCIIPGQTLRREKQEAVRRSRTAAFWRILQRRKTPSGPDRRPHSVILPGEPSFLKLSITNKVRVFKKLKSPSVFRGKAGKISDAKSSTDLKDESDDAYMCKDSPSSDFKHVFRNKAKRHSFAGHTADFYCSFEDLDPAGAPDNIQQENKDTVSNQNGFKLSERVIYTKKSHPRFSNYNNSSSVTEPEECCAKQSLKIPQRSRWSRRGDVLSYLRGISLKGKGNQTLAESSFESMNALDKTIDSDYGSVNFELVKDLNSAPEQTGVDGKSSHFRGLFRFFNSVAETAMKWRNSSRSFSPPEGQQSPPGLRETQETGELVPLTVRSSEQKAETSGQGKPTLSADMSNAVSPVNAMVDCSPPVVLKAWRTCPDSPRDNTSLCNNSDESQSQLSSTHISLATIESHPRSEEQEPPKETQSDCENIPHHLSSKTVDGNQDICTERKENDCPEDIFKSLSRPPGQSPADPPLKALLQRCRSLPLPTALSALEPIALTHVLTPPAKSVVLRMRNSSTGSNRRKLFRPGSGPLHVNMLISGGSVVSAEAVWDHVTMAERELAFKAGDVIKVLDASNKDWWWGQMDEEEGWFPASFVRVDPHSPQPYTKPVFYINPIATPRFHNTTAKLWVNQDRAESAESAGEVQNGHTDPSNGCLCIGQPLQNRDQMRANVINEIMSTERHYIKHLKNICEGYLRQCRKRIDMFNDDQLKVIFGNIEDIYRFQMGFVRDLEKQYNIEEPHLSEIGPCFLEHQDGFWIYSEYCNNHLDACMELSKLMKDGRYQHFFEACRLLQQMIDIAIDGFLLTPVQKICKYPLQLAELLKYTGQDHSDYRYVAAALAVMRNVTQQINERKRRLENIDKIAQWQASVLDWEGDDILDRSSELIYTGEMSWIYQPYGRSQQRVFFLFDHQLVLCKKDLIRRDILYYKGRIDMDRYTVTDAIDGRDDDFNVSVKNAFKLQNRDSEEIHVFLAKKPEEKIRWLRAFHEERRMVQEDEKIGFEISEYQKRQAAMTVRKVAKQKGVSQSRCVSPTDPSSHGPFTLSDDSPQADLVEFSVSKSGQSPFWQNFNKLADKKWEKIVYSLSECSQR, from the exons ATGGATCGCACAACCAGTCCCGCGTCAGAGTCTGGTCTCTCCAATGGGTTCGTCAATAGTGTGTTCAATGTTTCCATTGACGAAGAGAGCAAGGCTGAGATCTCATGGATCCCAGAGTGCAATTCCTCAGACTGCATTATTCCCGGTCAGACGCTcagaagagaaaaacaggaagCGGTCCGGCGCTCCAGGACGGCAGCCTTCTGGAGGATCCTGCAGCGCCGCAAGACCCCCTCGGGTCCGGACAGAAGACCTCACTCCGTCATCCTCCCCGGGGAACCGTCCTTCCTCAAGCTGTCCATCACTAACAAAGTCAGGGTCTTCAAGAAACTAAAGTCCCCATCTGTATTTAGAGGGAAAGCCGGTAAGATTTCTGATGCCAAATCCAGCACTGACCTTAAAGACGAGTCTGATGATGCGTACATGTGCAAGGACTCTCCTTCTTCAGACTTCAAGCATGTGTTTAGGAATAAAGCCAAGAGACATTCATTTGCAGGACACACTGCAGACTTCTACTGTTCGTTTGAGGACCTCGACCCCGCTGGAGCCCCGGACAACATCCAGCAAGAGAACAAAGACACGGTTAGCAACCAAAATGGGTTTAAGTTGTCAGAAAGAGTCATTTATACAAAGAAATCCCACCCCAGATTCTCAAACTACAATAATTCATCATCTGTGACAGAGCCAGAGGAATGCTGTGCGAAGCAAAGCCTCAAGATACCTCAGAGAAGTCGCTGGTCCAGGAGGGGTGACGTTTTGAGTTACCTGAGAGGAATTTCCCTCAAAGGAAAGGGAAATCAGACGTTGGCAGAGAGTAGTTTTGAGTCGATGAATGCCTTGGACAAAACCATTGATTCTGACTACGGCTCGGTCAACTTTGAACTGGTCAAGGATTTGAACTCTGCACCTGAGCAAACGGGGGTCGATGGTAAAAGCAGCCATTTTCGAGGACTTTTCAGATTTTTCAACTCCGTGGCTGAGACTGCAATGAAATGGAGAAACTCATCCCGCTCGTTCTCCCCGCCTGAAGGACAGCAGTCACCTCCCGGACTGAGAGAGACACAGGAGACCGGAGAACTCGTGCCTTTGACAGTCAGGAGCAGCGAGCAGAAAGCTGAAACCTCAGGTCAAGGTAAACCCACGTTATCTGCTGACATGAGCAATGCGGTCTCGCCAGTCAATGCCATGGTGGATTGCTCTCCTCCTGTGGTGCTGAAGGCCTGGAGAACATGCCCAGACTCTCCGAGAGATAACACTTCCCTGTGTAATAACTCGGATGAATCACAGTCCCAGCTCAGCTCAACTCACATCTCTCTAGCCACCATCGAGAGCCACCCCAGATCTGAAGAACAAGAGCCACCGAAAGAGACACAATCTGACTGTGAAAACATCCCACATCACTTATCCAGCAAAACTGTTGATGGAAACCAAGATATTTGCACGGAAAGGAAAGAAAATGACTGCCCGGAGGACATATTCAAG AGCCTCTCGCGGCCCCCAGGCCAGTCTCCAGCAGACCCTCCTCTCAAAGCTCTGCTCCAGCGGTGTCGCTCTCTGCCGCTGCCGACCGCGCTGTCTGCACTGGAGCCCATTGCCCTGACACACGTGCTCACTCCTCCAG CTAAATCAGTCGTTCTCCGCATGAGGAACAGCAGCACAGGATCCAACAGACGCAAGCTGTTTAGACCAGGATCAGGACCACTGCATGTCAACATG TTGATCAGCGGCGGTTCGGTGGTCAGCGCGGAGGCAGTATGGGATCACGTGACCATGGCCGAGAGGGAGCTGGCGTTCAAGGCGGGAGACGTCATCAAAGTCCTGGACGCCTCCAATAAAGACTGGTGGTGGGGTCAGATGGATGAGGAGGAGGGCTGGTTCCCCGCCAGCTTCGTGAGG GTCGATCCCCACTCTCCTCAACCTTACACAAAACCAGTTTTCTATATCAACCCTATAGCAACTCCAAGGTTCCATAACACAACAGCAAAG CTCTGGGTTAATCAGGATCGTGCAGAATCAGCTGAGAGTGCCGGCGAGGTGCAGAATGGTCACACCGACCCCAGCAACGGCTGCCTGTGCATCGGCCAACCACTGCAAAACCGAGACCAGATGAGGGCCAACGTCATCAACGAGATCATGAGCACTGAGCGCCACTACATCAAACACCTGAAGAACATCTGTGAG GGCTACTTGAGGCAGTGTCGAAAGAGGATCGACATGTTCAATGATGACCAGCTAAAAGTGATTTTTGGAAACATTGAGGATATCTACAGATTTCAGATGGGATTTGTGCGGGACTTGGAGAAGCAGTACAACATTGAGGAACCACATCTTAGTGAAATTGGTCCATGTTTTCTGGAACAT CAAGACGGTTTCTGGATCTATTCAGAGTACTGTAACAACCACCTGGATGCCTGCATGGAGCTGTCCAAGCTGATGAAGGACGGCCGTTATCAGCACTTCTTCGAAGCCTGTCGCCTGCTCCAGCAGATGATTGACATCGCCATCGACGGCTTCCTCCTCACCCCTGTGCAGAAGATCTGCAAGTACCCTCTACAGCTGGCCGAGTTACTGAAGTACACAGGACAGGATCATAG TGATTACCGCTATGTGGCAGCAGCGCTCGCTGTCATGAGGAACGTCACGCAGCAGATCAACGAGCGCAAGAGAAGACTGGAGAACATTGACAAGATCGCTCAGTGGCAGGCCTCGGTGCTGGACTGGGAG GGTGATGATATCCTGGACAGAAGTTCAGAGCTGATCTACACGGGTGAGATGTCGTGGATCTATCAGCCTTATGGCAGGAGTCAGCAAAGAGTCTTCTTCCTTTTCGATCATCAGCTGGTCCTGTGCAAAAAG GACCTGATCCGCCGGGACATTCTGTACTATAAAGGGCGCATTGACATGGATCGCTATACGGTGACAGATGCCATCGATGGACGGGACGACGACTTTAATGTCAGCGTGAAAAACGCGTTCAAGCTGCAGAACAGAGACAGCGAGGAGATCCATGTCTTCCTGGCCAAGAAGCCGGAGGAGAAGATCCGCTGGCTGAGGGCTTTCCACGAGGAGCGCAGGATGGTCCAGGAGGATGAGAAGATCG GTTTTGAGATTTCTGAATATCAGAAGCGCCAGGCTGCCATGACGGTCCGTAAAGTGGCCAAACAGAAAG